In Methanobacterium paludis, the following proteins share a genomic window:
- a CDS encoding TIGR00295 family protein, with translation MCKDLVLETLNELKTLPHIIEHCKAVSTKALKLSSNFYDVDLDLVETGALLHDIGRSRTHSIFHGVVGAEILKEQGFPFEIQKITERHIGAGIPINEAEILGLPPRDYIPITMEEKIVAHADNLVNGTNEVDIDFVIKRWEQRLGANHPSISRIIKLHNEVCADGKVYIVNKCL, from the coding sequence TTGTGCAAAGATCTAGTTTTAGAGACGTTGAATGAGTTAAAAACTTTGCCTCACATAATTGAACACTGTAAAGCAGTATCAACAAAAGCATTGAAATTATCTTCCAATTTTTATGACGTGGATTTGGATCTTGTTGAGACCGGAGCACTTCTCCATGACATCGGCAGGTCAAGGACGCACAGTATCTTCCATGGAGTTGTTGGTGCAGAGATACTGAAAGAGCAGGGATTTCCTTTTGAAATTCAGAAAATCACCGAAAGACACATAGGTGCAGGAATACCCATAAATGAGGCAGAAATATTAGGTTTACCTCCAAGAGATTACATACCAATTACTATGGAAGAAAAGATCGTTGCACATGCAGACAATCTTGTCAACGGTACGAATGAGGTTGATATTGATTTTGTGATCAAAAGATGGGAGCAGAGGCTTGGAGCGAATCATCCTTCCATATCACGGATTATTAAACTTCATAATGAGGTTTGTGCTGATGGTAAGGTTTATATTGTAAATAAATGTCTATAA
- a CDS encoding coenzyme F420-0:L-glutamate ligase, giving the protein MVNSPKYIAIPVKTGYIKPGESYNIIIERAKDLLEDGDFLVISETPISISQGMIVDEAEFEPTILSSILADVWSKYIWGYILGPIFRIKRRTIENLRKLPHEARTHKKVILDYYGLKHALKPASEAGVDLSNVPGTFVSLLPDKPGMVALDIARKIFKDPGRDVTVMIIDTDASYEFAGRKFTSLPIAVDGIKCDLGVWGYILGRFGKIIGPTPLGISKSHNINETLKIAQTAEDYHKKNEMDIETVYDMKNMFDGDITGVTIEMLNSVEHTPAVIVRMC; this is encoded by the coding sequence ATGGTTAACTCTCCAAAATATATTGCAATACCCGTTAAAACAGGCTACATAAAACCTGGTGAATCTTATAATATTATCATCGAAAGGGCTAAGGATCTTCTGGAAGATGGAGACTTCCTTGTAATCTCAGAAACCCCTATATCCATATCTCAAGGCATGATTGTGGATGAAGCTGAATTTGAGCCTACAATATTATCTTCTATCCTTGCAGATGTCTGGTCAAAGTATATCTGGGGCTACATTCTCGGACCAATTTTCCGAATAAAACGGAGGACGATAGAAAACCTTCGAAAACTTCCTCATGAAGCTAGAACACATAAAAAAGTTATTTTGGATTATTATGGTTTGAAACATGCCCTTAAACCTGCATCTGAAGCTGGGGTGGATTTGAGTAATGTTCCAGGCACATTTGTTTCACTGCTTCCGGATAAACCTGGAATGGTTGCATTGGACATAGCAAGGAAAATATTTAAGGATCCAGGTCGTGATGTAACTGTTATGATAATTGATACAGATGCAAGTTATGAATTTGCAGGTCGGAAGTTCACATCCCTTCCAATAGCAGTTGATGGCATAAAATGCGATCTTGGGGTTTGGGGTTATATTTTAGGTCGCTTTGGAAAGATTATAGGGCCCACACCATTAGGAATTTCAAAATCCCATAATATAAATGAAACACTAAAAATAGCTCAAACAGCCGAGGATTACCATAAAAAAAATGAAATGGATATTGAAACTGTTTACGATATGAAAAATATGTTTGATGGTGATATTACTGGGGTAACAATTGAAATGCTCAATTCTGTCGAGCATACACCTGCTGTTATTGTTAGAATGTGTTAA
- the tfe gene encoding transcription factor E — protein sequence MLADPTVQEILVDITGDEENSVLIIGCMLKGKTTDEEIAEETEIKLNIVRRILYKLYDAGVASYKRSKDPETQWYTYSWKFDEEKVAEIIAKKYEKFSKEIEESLEFEEGNMFFVCLSNGCRYKFEEASENNFICPKCGGSLEYKDNSAVVTELRELKEKIS from the coding sequence ATGCTTGCGGACCCTACAGTCCAGGAAATTCTGGTGGATATCACAGGTGATGAAGAAAACAGTGTTTTAATCATTGGATGTATGTTAAAGGGTAAAACAACCGATGAGGAAATTGCAGAAGAAACTGAAATTAAACTCAACATCGTAAGAAGGATTTTATACAAACTTTACGATGCAGGAGTTGCAAGCTACAAAAGAAGTAAAGACCCTGAAACACAGTGGTACACTTACAGCTGGAAATTTGATGAAGAAAAAGTAGCAGAAATCATAGCAAAGAAATATGAGAAATTTTCAAAGGAAATTGAAGAATCCTTAGAATTTGAAGAAGGGAACATGTTCTTTGTTTGTTTAAGCAATGGATGCAGATACAAATTTGAAGAAGCATCTGAAAACAATTTCATATGTCCAAAATGTGGTGGCTCACTTGAATACAAAGATAATTCTGCTGTAGTAACAGAATTAAGAGAATTAAAGGAAAAGATAAGCTAA